DNA from Cynocephalus volans isolate mCynVol1 chromosome 2, mCynVol1.pri, whole genome shotgun sequence:
ACACTTTGCCTGGCAGCGATGACAGTAAAAGCCTCACCAACCTGCATCCCACCTTTGTTACCTGTTGGCACCTCTGTTGGCCTCCCATAAACTACATAGTTTCTATGGATGTTTCCAACTCTGAGTTTAAGTACAGCACAGTTTTCCTTGGCTCCTACCGTGCATCCCTGTCTCAGAGCTGGCAGTGCAGAGATGGATGCAGGAAAGACCTGCCCCCAAGGGGCCCAGATGAGGTAAGGATTTACTGTGCTTGGGTAGCAATCTATCCTGAACTTGAAGGCTAGATTCCTACCCATGGGTAGGGTTTCCACCAGGTAGAGGGTATGATAGTCTGGTCTTGCCAGAATCAAAACTGTTAAACAGAAGATCATCCCTTAGAGATCTTTGAGGTTGCCTTCCTAAATTAtggagactttatttttttgattgtCCATTCTTTTATAAATCTATGCCACCTTTCCTGTAGGGCTGAGCTCTGCTTCCTGGCCAGCAGATCAAACCACTCCCCAAGTCTGGAACTGGGAATCAGTAGAGTTGGATTTTCGTCTGGCTCTCAGGAATACTGAGCAATGCAGGCAGATTACTGTTCCTCTCTGGACCTCAATACCTCATCCAAGTATTTCCTCTTGAATGTTAAGATCGCCAAATGTTAAGATGTAATTACCTCATTTCTCTCCAGAGGGCTGTAGGTTGATTTGGAGGGGAGAAAGTATCTCACTTGGCATGGGACCTCCACCCCTCCTTTACCTCCCTGTGCTGCCTCCCCTTGGAGGCTTCTGGAGACCACAAGTCAAATGGGGAAGAAAGAGCATGGAGTACAAAAGATCCGAATCATCTACAGATCTGATCTGGCTGGTTCTGCCCCCAGCCAATgagcccaccctccacacctgtTCCTACTCTCTAAAGGGAAATGTGTTGTAGCATCAACCAACATGGAGGTGatactccccccccccaaaaaaaaatcacttattaaTTCCCTCAAATCAAACTAAGTCTCAGGATTACTCCTAAGACTAATAAGCATCTGAACATTTGTGCAGTGGCTTCTATTTCTAGGTGCCGCCTCTCCCGTTGCCTCCCAGCAGCCTGTGAGATGGGCCAGGCTTACTACTTCCACTCAACAGAAGAGGATGGTGGGGCTGAGAGGCTGGAAGTGACAGGTCCAAGACCTTAAAGACAGTAAATAGGGGTGGGGTGCTGCCCTGGGTTTGACTCTTGGCCCTGCCTAACCTGGTTTCTCAGACCTCTGACACTGGTCTCCTCTCCCCAGGTACAATGGCTTGGTGACCAGCATGAGGGCCAAGGGCATCATTGCCATCTGCTGGGTGCTGTCATTTGCTATTGGCCTGACTCCTATGCTGGGCTGGAACAACTGTAGTCAGCAGGAGGGCAAAAACCACTCGCGAGGCTGTGGGGAGGGCCAGGTGGCCTGCCTCTTTGAGGACGTGGTCCCTATGAACTACATGGTGTACTACAACTTCTTTGCTTGTGTGCTGGTGCCCCTGCTGCTCATGCTGGGCGTCTACTTGCGGATCTTCTTGGCAGCCCGGCGACAGCTAAAGCGGATGGAGAGCCAGCCTCTGCCGGGGGAGCGGGCTCAGTCCACACTGCAGAAAGAGGTCCACGCTGCCAAGTCACTGGCCATCATCGTGGGGCTCTTTGCCCTCTGCTGGCTGCCCCTGCACATCATCAACTGCTTCACCTTCTTCTGCCCCCAGTGTGGCCACGCCCCTCCCTGGCTCATGTACCTGGCCATTGTCCTCTCTCATGGCAATTCAGTTGTGAATCCCTTTATCTATGCCTACCGTATCCGCGAGTTCCGCCAGACCTTCCGCAAGATCATTCGCAGCCATGTCCTAAGGCAGCGAGAACCCTTCAAGGCAGCGGGCACCAGTGCCCGGGCTTTGGCAGCTCATGGCAGCAATGGGGAGCAGGTCAGCCTCCGCCTCAATGGCCACCCCCCAGGGTTGTGGACCAATGGTGGTGCTCCCCATCCTGAGCGAAGGCCCAATGGCTATGCCCTGGGGCTGGTGAGTGGAGGGGGTGCCCAAGAGTCCCACAGGGACACAGGCCTCCCAGATGTGGAGCTCCTTAGCCACAAGCTCCAAGGAGCGAGCCCAGAGTTCCCTGGACCAGAGGGTTCCCTCACCCAGGATGGAGCAGGAGTGTCCTGATGGCCCATGGAGCTTGCCCCTTCCTAAGAGaaggaaatctttatttttctggttgGCTGGACCAGTCGCATTGGGAGAAGAGAAGAGTGAGCATGCCAGGAGACCCTTCAAGTGGCTGGTTCCCACTTTGGACTGAGAGGAGGGTGCCCTAGGCTGGAGCAGCATGAGGCCCAGCAAGAAGGGTTTGGGGTCTGATTCATGTCGTGAGGCCCTGCACCAGGACAGGGCCACAGCACCAGCAGCATTTTGGCTGGACAGGGCCTGGTCCCCCACCCCAGAAGCATCTGAAGCACCACATTGTCTCTGCAGAGCAGCTATGGCAGAGCAGACTGGCCtggccctgaggctggggagtggCTCCGACAGGCCCCCTGCCACACATATACCACCCTCCTCAGACTTTCCTAGGGTTCAGGAGCTGCTGGGCATTTGACTATTATTTTTCCAGGAGAAAATGTAAGTGTGTggaaatcctttttattttattatctgtcCCTCTCTGGCTGCTAGGTATGTTGTTGGTCCTGCTGCTAATCTGGCACCAGGAGTCTCTGCCCAGGATTCTCAGGCAGTCCTCTCCCACTGCCATGAGCTGCCATGCACTTCCCGGTCCCAGGGTGACAAAGCTGGGCTTGGGGACAGAGAGTGGTAACAGAGCAGTGCCCAAGCATGGGCTCAGGCCCCAGGGGAGAGGTTGGGGCTGGCAGGCCCTGATGCGTGCTCAGGTAGCTCAGAGCCACCCAGATAGAGGCCCTAACTGCCTTTCCTTCTAAAGggaatttttttctgagattaaaataaaaatgagccacattgtgttttaaagtgtGTCTAATGAGAATAGTGTCTGAGTTCCTTTCCCTCCTCCGTAACCAGGCCTGGTGCACACATACGGGTGTATGTTGCATATGTGTGACAGACCGCGTGCATATGTGCAGACAGGCTCCCATCTTCTGGGGGCACAGGCTGCCTGACTACACCAGAATCCATATGCCCATTCACAGCCCCCAGACCTGCATTTCTGTGAGAGGGCCCTGCAGGGTCTGTAGGAGGAGGGGGCTTGTTCCCTAGCTGCTCACTCTCCAGGGGCTGCTGATCACTCCAACCCTAGGCAGTCATGGTGTGAGGACCTGGCTCCTTCCTCCCTCATTACCTTCCAAATATCCTTAGAGGAAGATCTCTTTGTTTACCTTCTCAGAGCTTTGCCTGCCTCCCCTGGCCTGGCTCCAACACCTGCCCCAGTTGAGAGGACACAGAGGTATCTGGAAACAGATCTGGACTGGGGCTAAATTGCCTTCCTTTGGAGTCCCCCTACCCCTACTCCCAAAAAAAGGAACCTATAAGGAATGGATGTTTCCTGCTCTGACACCTGCCTCTGGGGTCCCCTGCCTGAAGAGATGATGCCATCATTCTGTGATGGAGAAGTTTGAGGCCCAGGGGAAAGTTAGCAACCCACTCCTACCTGTGACTGTGCCAGGCAGGGGTATGAGGGCCAGTTTGAGTTCACTCAGGCTGGGACTCAGGGAATGAGCGTTAGAACTTTGTGGGCAATCCTCAAACAGCCCCGAGTTACAGATTAatgagctcagagaggttaagccctcacaccaggtcacacagctagtaagtggcagaagtGAACTTAAAACCCAGgtatccaaaaaaaaaacaaactaggtCTGTCTGACTACAAAATCCatgctcctttttctttctttccattaacTTATGACGAGCTATTTCAACCAAaccaaaatgtataaaataatattgtGTCTCTACCACTTTGCTTAAGAAATGAAACAACTACAGTTGCTGTATCTGACCCTCCCTATATTATTACCCTGCTTCCTATGCCTGGAAATGACTACTTTCctgaatttcatttcattctatttgcatatttttacaCTTTTACTACATAGATGCGTATGTAAGTATCCCCAAACCAACACAGAATTGTTTTAGCTATCTTTCATTGTTATAACAATCAGAGGGCCTCTAGATTGGCGGCACAGAAGAAACACCTAGGAAGCTTTGATCAGTACTGAAGCCTGAGCCCCTTGCCCCAAGAGACACTGGATTAATTGGCCTGGTGGAGCCAGGCAGCAGAAATTCCCCAGGGTGTTCTTATGGACAGCTAGGGTTAAGAACCCTGCACAGATATAAATGCAGAGTCCACCCTCATCCATACCAGCTTCCTCCCTCCTGCATACTTTGGGTCTGCTGGCTATGGTCTGAGGGTAGACCAGTGGCCTGGGCTGTGTCTGAGGAGGCCAAAAGTGAGGAAGCTGATGGCGGGAAGAGGCCAGAAAGAGAACTACAAAGGTAGGGAGGAACTTGTCCCGTCCCTCCCactttttctgagccctcttgGGAACCAAGCTTTGGGTGCTGGGCTACACAGGTGCAGTCTTTGGGGAGGGCAGGGGCTTAGGAAAGGTTTCCAGGTACAAGTGTACCCCAAGTCCTCCCAGGGCCAGGCCTGGCCCAGCTCTGGAGCTGGGCCTTGTTTCCAGGGGCCCTGCGTCTCATCTACCCACGCAGCTCATGTGGGTTGCCTCTGTGAGCAGGCCTTAAGTGTAAGCACTCATGCACAAACACAACACGTGTCACTCCCCAGACCATAAGAAAATACACGTGTGTGCACACTCTCATGGGCAGAGCCTACCTCAACAGGAATAAGTGCTCATGACAGCAGCATAAGAGAGACGTGAAGACTGGTGAAGGGCGTGAGGAACTGCCTAGCTCCACTGGGTGCAGAAGTGTGTCTGCCCCGTCCACGCTGCCCTGGGCCAGGCTTCTGGGGGCAGCAGCCTGGGCTGCTCCAAGCCCTACAGCTCTGTCTAAGGgcccctctgccctctccctgctCTCCCCAAAGGGCTGGAGGTGGATGGCATTCTTCATTCAGTCAGGTGGATGGCATTCTTCATTCAGTCATGTCCTGAGCACAAAGGTTCCATCATGATCCATGTCCTTGGAGGCCCCAGCCCTCTATTAGGGCAGGCCTGCAAGCAGAGGCCTGGCTTGGGCTGGGTCTTGGCTCATCACTGGCCCCCATGAGAGACAGGCCCGCTGGAGAGCTCCCCTTTCCCCTTGTCCACTAACCACCTCTCCTGAAAACCTACCTTTGTAGCTCTCTCTGTTTATACTAAGGCCCTGCCTTTCCTCTGGGAGCATCACACAGCAGGGAGCTCAGGGAGCTGGGCAGAGCCACAGTTCTGCATGCTGACCAGCGGGCTACATGGGGGAGTGAGAGGAAATGAGCTACTGATGCCTCcccgcccgcccctcccccaatctTCTGGGACTTGGTATCCCAGGAATGGGAAGCTGGCCTTTTCAACTGCAGTAGGGAAACAGAAACCCAGAAGCTCACAGAAGCCAACTGCTCAGGGAGTGAGAAAGGTTCTGTGCAGCCTGCCTAGAATGCCACTCCTATCCTTCCACACATACAGTCCCCCAGCACAGCCACTGCTACTGGCTCTCACCTCAATAGGCACCCTCCCCCTGAGCTCCGTGCTGGACAAGTGCTGCTTGAGTACACTGGGCAATACCCCTCTGCTGGTGGGGGAGGTTACCTTAGGGGAGAGGCCCCAGGTGTGCTGTGAGACAGGTGGTTCCCTCCCTGGCCCTTATCTGCTCTGTAAGGGTCTAATATTaccaccttctcctcctccccacactgATTCCTCCTCTGTCCCAAGGCGCCCCTTACTATAGCTGTCAGTCAACATTATCAGTAACTATCACTTAGGACAGCCCCCGTCAGGCTgcagaggagggggtgggagaaTGTCAGATGACTCACAGCCTCAAAGGAGGAGGACGGACACACAGAACATAGAACCTAGGTGCAAGAAGCACGTTTTTTAGACCTTCTGGCTCTATCCCTTTCTTTTTCCAGAGGAGAAAGAGCAGCTCAGCAAACTTCCCAACAAGCTGCTCTGCCCTCCCAATAGTCTGGCTTGGAGAGGGGCTGGGCCCAGGGAGAGGCCAGGCTGGTAGTCACCACGAGGCTAGGCAGGTGATGGGTGTAAACAACCCAGGGTCCTCTGAGGGAGGGACTTTTTTCTGGCAGTGGGAAAGGCTTTGCCTGGAACCATGAACACTTTTTTGCCCTATCCAAGGAAGCATTGTTGTTTCTGGGAGGATAGATTTTGCAGAATCAGCCATCTGGACTGGCACCTAATAGCCAGCTAAACCCTGACAGGGCTGGCTAGTGTCAGAGCCCTATCTCCTGACTCTCTGTTCTTCTCCCAACCACTTAATGAGCGCCTGCTGATGCACAGGGAGACTGAGGTAGGAGGTGCACAGGGAACCAACAATCAACTAAAGGGAACAAGCCAGATATGGTCTGATGAGGGCCATGAGGGCAACACAGGCTCTGGGAGTTCAGAGCAGGAAAATGCCACATTCAGCTGGAGAGGCAGGGTGGCCTTCACAGAGGGAGCCAGGTCAAGTTGGCCTTTCAAAGGCGAGTGTTCAGCTCAGGGACCCATCTCTTCAAGGTGTTTTGTTAGGAACTAACAAGGAAGATCTGAGTAAATCTGCGCCTGATTTATATCTGCCTACACAGAATTATGCCATCTATTTGGAGCCAATTTTCAAGTTAAAATGTTGTCAGAAGGTTGTCACAgttttgatctttcttttctgttctttctcaaccCACCCACATTTTCTAGTTGGGTTGGAAAGGGGAGTGAGGGGGATAGAGCCTGCTTTAGATTTAGAGATTTCTGTAATTGTTAACGGTAGATGGGACTTTTAGAAATTATCAAGTTTTCTCTTAGGAAAATTTAGTCCCAGAGCCCAATGTCACAACTGTTCTGTTGCTTTCAGAACTTTTAGGGGGACTGGAGAGACCTGGCCAGGCATCCTGCAGTTATCCCCAGGATATCTCTTGTGGTTTCAGCTGATCCTTTCTTCTGTCTAGCCCAGAGATGTCAAATAATCCCATCACTTGCCCCTTCCAACCACCACGCTGTTTCACCAAGCTCTGAAAGAGGAGTCAAAGCACCGGGTTCAAACCCTGGCCTTGCCATTGGCTTCTTCTTGACTGTGGCGAGTCACTCTCTGAGCTGCCCATCCTACTTTTAGATAAAATGGGACAATAAATATGAAAGTGCTTTGGAAGGTATATGTAACATACATGacaggattattattattattgttatcataaCAAATCCATCCTTGGTTCAGAACACAAAAGAGGGCAACCAATCAATAGCTCCAGTATTCTTGATATCAGAAAGTCAAAAGGAGGCTAGAAGTGGAAGAAAGACAGAAGGGGAAAGGAGGCTGCTGACCTGGTTTCTGTATTCTGCTCACTGACGTTGCCCAGCCATTGCTAGATGAAGAAACGTGGTGAGTGTGAATTTAAGCCAGGTACCTGGAGGAAGTCTCTGGCCTCTGGGGGCTGTGGGAGGTGGGTGTGGAGCTGGCAGATGAATTAGGTAAGGGGTATTGGTTATGGATCATTTCCTGTCTTCAATGCCATACTGTCCAATCCGTTTATGAAAGTATAGAAACTAGGGAAGTTTGGGCTTATCAAAGAGGTGaacaaagggccgagcccgtggcgcactcgggagagtgcggcgctgggagcgcggcaacgctcccgccgcgggttcggatcctatataggaatggccggtgcactcactggctgagtgccagtcacgaaaaagaccaaaaaaaaaaaaaaagaggtgaacaAAGAAGGGATATAGTAAATGTCTGTACTGACAGAATCAGAATTCAAAATGACCTCAGGGGGCTGGACAGATAAAACTGAGCAAGAATCAGTGCAAAGTCCTACACAAGCTTGAAAAGGCAAATGTGCAGTGAGAAGTGGGGGGAGAGAGACCTGCCCTGCCATCAATTCAGGTAAAAGCAACATGGACATTTCAGTTGCTAAAATTGGCGCTGGCTAACTCTATGGGACATGACTAGGAAAGAAGCAATTAATAGGATTCCCCCAACTGAAGGGGCTCACTGGGTCCCTGCTCAAGGCAGGAGGCTTGTACTCAGTTCTCAATGCCACACCAGATCATGGACAAACTAAAATACCATAAGTGAATGTGCCTGCCACAAGATGGTAATCTCAGTTATACCCAATAGAATGAACAAGTGGCCAAAGGAAAGTGATCAAGACAGGGAGAGTCTAGAAGCTGAAAACTGAAAATGGTAGGAGGAGGTTAGAGAAGATGTAGGGAGAGCTATGGCAGCAGGTGAACGGACTAGAAGAGGGGCTCAACTTGCCATGTGCTGTTCCAAAAGGCACAACTAGGCTCAGTAGGGACAACCTGTAGGAGTTCTGGGGCTCCACAGAAGCTCTGGTAGAGTAACTAGTTCATGTTGCAGACCCTCAGGATGCAACAATTTGAGACCCTTGGCTGGGTCTTTAGCGTGCTCCAAGGACACTCAGGtatggagtatactaacatttataaagcaaatgtatttcacagggcctagtttccaaagccctgtagtttcaggtttagcctaacttttaaaattacacatagaaatgttaagcttgcaagagacaggaaactttccccaggctaaagtctgtgatgtagataaagaattgtaacagtgaaattgctggctcaaggacagatgtccttggttaacctactgattgatatatTAAGAAAgttaaggaaattgctgtagggaaagaaagtgctaagaacaagctttttttgatggatcaacttaaccttttgcaaattgcattatggaatgtcactttgttacttcactgatgttaccagcttctattgttaaactatacttagccataactccacctatgttcctttactgtaactttctggcctggagaataaatacccAGACAGAACCCCAGTCctgtgttaatttcctgaggaggaatgcctctctcttgagggctccaggaaattaaccccttcggggtttctcagtgctcagaagaaatgggctttgagtaatcctttgcatctttgtcacccagggggagagaggtgacaaatctctgtgaggacaaagagagtgcaacactcAGGCACTCACTGGCCTAGAAGGGACTCTGACCACCCACTTTTCTCCTACCTTGTCCCTGGCTGAGCCAAACTGATGGAATCTCCTCCATCCCAGGGCTAAGCCTAGTGAGCACTTGATAAGGCACACTGACCAGATGTGGTGAGAAAGAGCATGGCCATGAAGCTGAGAGACCTGAGTTTTAGTTCTCTGCCATCATTATCTGGGTATGTGATTTTGGGTACAGTGGGCAAATTTCCTTCCCTACAAAACGATGAAGCAGATGGATGGGCACACACGTCCCTTCCAGTTCTGGTATTTGCTGAGTCTACATTACTGGGGACTGATCCAGACCTAGTAGGGAAGGAGCAAGGAAGGCCATGGACAAGCCcgggagagacagagggagagagagatgggaagcTAATAGCTCTCGAGGAAGGAAGGACATGCTGGGCTAATGGAATAATTGGATAATCCTCATAGCTAGGGGCTGCCAGGCTTGGGGCCAGCTGTTAGAAGCAGACACAAATAGCACAAGCAAAACAAGGGCGCTGGTGCAGGAAGCAGCTTACTGAGAGATACAGGGGAAGGGTGGTAGTGGCCAGCAGGTGTGGGAGGAGGATAGGAAACTGGAGCCCCCTTCTGTGGAGATATTGAGGACAGGCATTTAGAAACCTTGTACTCTGACCCTATAAACAAAGATTACATTCTGGGACCCTGGGCCTATTTCTGTACCAGAGAACATTCTTAGAGACTGTGAACTTATTCTGGCCTCAAGGATGTCCTGGGCACCAGTGACCTTCAGGGACCATGAAGCTCTCATTCCTGCCCATTAGGAGTTATCTGTAGATGGGGCATCTGTTTGGCATGCATGTAAAAATACTGCTGGACTCTTGCAAAACAATAATTTGGATACATGAGTCAGGGGAGTTTCTCCATTTCAGGCTAATAAGTGGATCTGTCAGTGGGGTTAGGTTGAGCATAAAAGAAATTTTGGAGGGGGTTCCTGGTCTAGGAGTCAGAAGCCTAGCTTCTTGTCCCACCTCTGCTTGGTCACATAATTCATGATGTgatctctctggacctcagttacCCCATCCATAAAATTGGGGCAATAAGCACTATTCTTCCTGCAGGGTTGTTGTGGAGATAAAAGATCATGAAGGGGAAAGTAATTTGAAATTCTAAAAGTATTAAGTACTTTGGTCCCAACTCTGTTTCTAACTTTGTATGATTTTAGAAAGGCAATTTCCTTCCCTGAGTTAGTTTCTTCCCCTGCAAGATGATAAGATCAGACTGGATGCTCTTTAAATTCCCTTTTAATTCTAATGACTCTAACTcttataaaaatagtatatttacatttgtatatactagaaggaaaatatgagaaagaaaagttagAGGCCAATTTTATTCATGGACATAGATATAAAATACTCAATATTAGGAAGACTTACCtagcaatgtttaaaaaataatacaagttgTGACCCATTagagtttattccaggaatgcaaggatggtttaacatcaGATAATCAATCAATGTCATTCATATTAATGAATTAAAGAACACTACAAGagcatctcaataaatgcagaaaatgcttctgataaaaaaattcaacacccattcacagtaaaaactcttagcaaactagaaataTAAAGGCATTTTCTTAACCCAATAAAGGGTATTTTTCAAAAAcctacagcaaacatcatactgaatggtgaAATATTAGAAGCTTTCTCTTTCTAGTTAAGACCAAACCCACTATTCTACTCAATATAGCACTAAAGGTCCTAGAGATCACAATAAGACATGAAAAAGAAGAGATACATGGCTGGGAAAGGACATACAGTGACATTATCTGCAGTTGAATTAACTGCTTACatagaaaaatccaaaaaatttATTTGCAGTATTATCAGAACTAAAGAGAGTTCATCAAGTCtgctggatataaaatcaatataaaaaatcaatagtgttcctATATACTAGTTAAAActattataagaaataatttaatatataatttataatagcaacaaaaactaGAAGtttcctaggaataaatctaaaaaatatgcacaaaagagaagactcaaatagatGAAGAGAGACACCATGTTAATGGATGGGAAGAGATGATATTGTAAAACTGGCAATTATCTCCAAATCAATCTGGAAATCAAGTGCAACCCTTAAAATTTTCAGTagagggctagccagttagctcagttggttagagtgtggtattgataacaccaaggtcaaggatttgaatCCCCAGTACTAGCCAGCTgcgaaaaaaaattttttttaaaattccagtagAGTTTTTCATGAAATTTGACAATTTGGATCCTAAAagtc
Protein-coding regions in this window:
- the ADORA2A gene encoding adenosine receptor A2a — encoded protein: MGSVVYITVELAIAVLAILGNVLVCWAVWLNSNLQNVTNYFVVSLAAADIAVGVLAIPFAITISIGFCAACHSCLFFACFLLVLTQSSIFSLLAIAIDRYIAIRIPLRYNGLVTSMRAKGIIAICWVLSFAIGLTPMLGWNNCSQQEGKNHSRGCGEGQVACLFEDVVPMNYMVYYNFFACVLVPLLLMLGVYLRIFLAARRQLKRMESQPLPGERAQSTLQKEVHAAKSLAIIVGLFALCWLPLHIINCFTFFCPQCGHAPPWLMYLAIVLSHGNSVVNPFIYAYRIREFRQTFRKIIRSHVLRQREPFKAAGTSARALAAHGSNGEQVSLRLNGHPPGLWTNGGAPHPERRPNGYALGLVSGGGAQESHRDTGLPDVELLSHKLQGASPEFPGPEGSLTQDGAGVS